Proteins from a genomic interval of Vicinamibacterales bacterium:
- a CDS encoding ABC transporter permease, whose amino-acid sequence MKKLWHAREFSTVVILVLEILFFTWWLWPDGNRSHPFLNAGNAVLILKYSAIYGIAAVGAAIVIISGGIDLAPGAVIALAGVVCAQLFVVQGWALGPAMSVGVLVGLVSGLLTAALVVLVNLPPFIASLGVMGITRGLAFIITEGQYFDVSSLLRGGWRPFGLDADWVAPIIMVSLAVIFQVLMTAFQWGRSVFAVGGNETAALFSGIAVNRVKTSVYVISGVLAAVSGVVLVLVQGQGKADLATGYELDIIASSVVGGASLAGGRGSVIGAVLGTLIFGVLRNALPQIPGATFYDRLIVGLVVIVIVVVDQLLLKKRG is encoded by the coding sequence ATGAAGAAACTCTGGCACGCGCGCGAGTTCAGCACGGTGGTCATCCTCGTGCTGGAGATCCTCTTCTTCACGTGGTGGCTGTGGCCGGACGGCAACCGGTCGCATCCCTTCCTCAATGCCGGCAACGCGGTCCTGATCCTGAAGTATTCCGCGATCTACGGCATCGCCGCGGTCGGCGCGGCCATCGTGATCATCTCCGGCGGCATCGATCTCGCCCCCGGCGCCGTGATCGCCCTGGCCGGCGTCGTCTGCGCGCAATTGTTCGTCGTGCAAGGCTGGGCGCTCGGACCGGCGATGAGCGTCGGCGTGCTCGTCGGCCTCGTCTCGGGCCTGCTCACCGCCGCCCTGGTCGTGCTCGTCAACCTGCCGCCGTTCATCGCCTCGCTCGGCGTCATGGGGATCACCCGCGGCCTGGCGTTCATCATCACCGAGGGGCAGTACTTCGACGTGTCCAGCCTGCTGCGCGGCGGCTGGCGCCCGTTCGGGCTCGACGCCGACTGGGTGGCGCCGATCATCATGGTCTCGCTCGCCGTCATCTTCCAGGTCCTGATGACGGCGTTTCAGTGGGGCCGATCGGTATTCGCGGTCGGCGGCAACGAGACCGCCGCGCTCTTTTCCGGAATCGCGGTCAACCGGGTGAAGACGTCGGTCTACGTGATCTCCGGGGTGCTGGCGGCGGTCTCGGGGGTGGTGCTCGTCCTCGTCCAGGGCCAGGGGAAGGCCGATCTGGCGACCGGCTACGAGCTGGATATCATTGCCTCTTCCGTCGTCGGCGGCGCCAGCCTGGCGGGCGGCCGCGGCTCGGTGATCGGGGCCGTGCTCGGCACGCTGATCTTCGGCGTGCTGCGCAACGCGCTGCCGCAGATTCCCGGCGCCACGTTCTACGACCGGCTGATCGTCGGGCTGGTGGTGATCGTCATCGTGGTCGTCGATCAGTTACTGTTGAAGAAGAGAGGCTGA